From Ailuropoda melanoleuca isolate Jingjing chromosome 8, ASM200744v2, whole genome shotgun sequence, a single genomic window includes:
- the CXCR5 gene encoding C-X-C chemokine receptor type 5 isoform X2, which translates to MPVAYGFIFLLGMMGNILVLVILERHRHTRSSTETFLFHLAVADLLLVFILPFAVAEGSVGWLLGTFLCKTVIALHKINFYCSSLLLACIAVDRYLAIVHAVHAYRHRRLLSIHITCATIWLAGCCFALPEILFAKVSQPHHNDSLPRCTFSQENRAETNAWFTSRFLYHVGGFLLPMLVMGWCYVGVVHRLCQAQRRPQRQKAVRVAILVTSVFFLCWSPYHIVIFLDTLARLKTVGYSCELNGYLSVAITISEFLGLAHCCLNPMLYTFAGVKFRSDLSRLLTKLGCAGPASLCQLFPTWRKSSLSESENATSLTTF; encoded by the coding sequence ATGCCGGTGGCCTACGGCTTCATCTTCCTCCTCGGCATGATGGGCAACATCCTGGTGCTGGTGATCCTGGAGCGGCACCGGCACACGCGCAGCTCCACCGAGACCTTCCTGTTCCACCTGGCGGTGGCCGACCTCCTGCTGGTCTTCATCCTGCCTTTCGCCGTGGCCGAGGGCTCTGTGGGCTGGCTCCTGGGCACCTTCCTCTGCAAAACTGTGATCGCTCTGCACAAGATCAACTTCTACTGCAGCAGCCTGCTGCTGGCCTGCATCGCCGTGGACCGCTACCTGGCCATCGTCCACGCCGTCCACGCCTACCGCCACCGCCGCCTCCTCTCCATCCACATCACCTGTGCCACCATCTGGCTGGCGGGCTGCTGCTTCGCCCTGCCGGAGATCCTCTTCGCCAAAGTCAGCCAACCCCATCACAACGACTCCCTGCCACGCTGTACCTTCTCCCAGGAGAACCGGGCAGAAACCAACGCCTGGTTCACCTCCCGCTTCCTCTACCACGTCGGAGGATTCCTGCTGCCGATGCTGGTGATGGGCTGGTGCTATGTCGGGGTGGTGCACAGGCTGTGCCAGGCCCAGCGGCGCCCTCAGAGGCAGAAGGCAGTCAGGGTAGCCATCCTGGTGACGAGCGTCTTCTTTCTCTGTTGGTCACCCTACCACATCGTCATCTTCCTGGACACCCTGGCGAGGCTGAAGACAGTGGGCTATAGCTGTGAGCTGAATGGCTACCTCTCTGTGGCCATCACCATAAGTGAGTTCCTGGGCCTGGCCCACTGCTGTCTCAATCCCATGCTCTACACTTTTGCAGGCGTGAAGTTCCGGAGCGACCTGTCACGCCTTCTGACCAAGCTGGGCTGTGCCGGCCCTGCCTCCCTTTGCCAGTTATTCCCTACATGGCGCAAGAGCAGTCTCTCTGAGTCCGAGAACGCCACCTCCCTCACCACCTTCTAG